AGTTCTTCTGCCGTCTGCTCGCCGCCGCCCGCACCCGGGACCAAGCGGCGCTGGAGGAGTGGCGCTCGGAATGGGCCACCGCCAAGCTCTTCCCGGCACGGGTGCGACCCGACGGATTCGGGCGCTGGCGCGACGGCGAAGCATGGTGCGAGTTCTTCCTGGAATACGACACAGGAACTGAGCCCCTGCACCGCCTGGCCGCCAAACTCGCCGGCTATGCCGACCTGCTTCGCACCGCGGACACCTGCACGCCAGTGCTGTTCTGGCTGCGCACCCCAGGCCGTGAGCAGCACCTGCACGCTCTGCTCGCCGACCTAGACCTGGACGACGTGGTCTGCGTCGCCACCGCCACCGGCGACCCCGCCACCGCCGACATCCCTGGGTGCGTATGGCAGCCGACGTTCACCGCCAGCAGGCTCTCCTTGGTCAGCCTCGGCCAAGCCGCGTGCGGCCACCTCGGCGTTCCCCACCGTCCGAACGCTCTATAAGGCAGTCGTCCACCAGCTTCCGCCTCACGCCGCACGCTGGCTGAACCCACGACAGACAGGAGAGCCGCCGCCGTGACCGCGCCCGCCCGCCTCGCCGCTGCCACGGCGGCGGCCTTCACCCTCTTGATCGTCCTGATCAGCGCCGCCGCCGCAGCCGTCACTTCCGCCATCACCAGTCCTCTGACCTCGGTCTGGCACGCCGTCAGCGGCGACCCGGAACGCGTCCAGACCTCGTTCAGCGCCGCCGACTACGTCCAGTTGATCGCCACCGCCGAGCACGCCGCCCCTTCTCCGCAAGCCGCAGCAGCGATCGCATTCGCTGTCGCACAGATCGGGCGCCCATACGTCTGGGGCGGAACCGGCGTAAACAACGCCGCTGCGGGATATGATTGTTCCGGGCTTACGCAAGCCGCCTACAAATATGCCGGAGTCGATATCCCGAGAGTCGCCACCGCACAATACCGAGCAGGCGTGAAAGTCGAATTGAGAAGTCTTCGATCCGGAGATCTCGCCTTCTATGGGAACCCCGGTTTCGCTCACCACGTCGCGATCTACCTTGGGACGCTGCGTGGCGTGCCGACGGCCCTAGACGCCCCCAGACCCGGTGCGGTCGTCCGACTCGATCCTCTGCTTGCCGGAGGAGACCTTTTCGCCGCCACCCGGCCCGTCTCCGCCCGATAGACCGGGCCCGGCACAGCCGCCGCCACACACGCGGACACCCCCGGCGGCACATACGCCGACACGGCCAGACCTCCATCAGTGGGCCCTGAAAGGCCAGGTCAAGGCCTGTTTTCAGGACCCGCGCAGCGGGCCGACGATCGTAATCACACGATTGACATCATCGTCCGTCCGGCTGCCGCCGGCCGCCCTTGTCGATGCCCCCTGCTTCCGCGCTTCCACCTCGTCTCCAACCCAACCCCACATCAGCTGCCGGCCCAGCCGGCAGCTCGAACCTGCACTGCTCAACAGGGCCGAGGCGGGGCGGTGTCAGCGGGCACGGAGGCCAAGGCGGCGGCGCGGCGCCTGAGCTGAAATCGCAAAGTCGAATCGACCTTTCTGTCAGGAGGCGCCAAATCCGCAACCCAAAAAACACGTGGTCCAAATGGGTGAATAAAGGGCCGTTCCACGCTTGGTTCAGGGTATCCATCGAGATATATTGGGCATATCAAGAAGTGAGGGGCGAAACGGACAATCCGAATCGCCG
This genomic interval from Catenulispora sp. GP43 contains the following:
- a CDS encoding C40 family peptidase, translated to MTAPARLAAATAAAFTLLIVLISAAAAAVTSAITSPLTSVWHAVSGDPERVQTSFSAADYVQLIATAEHAAPSPQAAAAIAFAVAQIGRPYVWGGTGVNNAAAGYDCSGLTQAAYKYAGVDIPRVATAQYRAGVKVELRSLRSGDLAFYGNPGFAHHVAIYLGTLRGVPTALDAPRPGAVVRLDPLLAGGDLFAATRPVSAR
- a CDS encoding replication-relaxation family protein, coding for MASNRSPANAGRPRRGADITNRITARDATMLRLIAEHRVLTSGQLTAALFAEPGKARARIGILRAAGLVETFRPPAVRNPPLYCVATAKAVKLLGPTGDTAVAMPPTGPKAAATAAALRPDLEHLRGVNEFFCRLLAAARTRDQAALEEWRSEWATAKLFPARVRPDGFGRWRDGEAWCEFFLEYDTGTEPLHRLAAKLAGYADLLRTADTCTPVLFWLRTPGREQHLHALLADLDLDDVVCVATATGDPATADIPGCVWQPTFTASRLSLVSLGQAACGHLGVPHRPNAL